In a single window of the Bradyrhizobium sp. ORS 285 genome:
- a CDS encoding PAN domain-containing protein yields MHLRHLMAAAVFVLASALVAPVAANDFFATGIDRPGGDYRSFDTFDDAQSCRQTCNRELPRCRAWTYVKAPTFWHGPQQPPARCWLKRVVPRARANPCCISGISGGQRID; encoded by the coding sequence ATGCATCTTCGTCACCTGATGGCCGCGGCGGTGTTCGTGCTCGCCTCGGCACTTGTCGCGCCCGTCGCGGCGAATGACTTCTTTGCGACCGGCATCGATCGTCCCGGCGGCGACTATCGCAGCTTCGATACGTTCGATGACGCGCAATCCTGCCGCCAGACCTGCAATCGCGAGCTGCCGCGCTGTCGCGCCTGGACCTATGTCAAGGCACCGACCTTTTGGCATGGGCCGCAGCAGCCGCCGGCGCGGTGCTGGCTGAAGCGGGTCGTGCCGCGGGCGCGCGCCAATCCGTGCTGCATCTCTGGGATTTCCGGCGGCCAGCGCATCGATTAG